From Deltaproteobacteria bacterium:
GCCAGCCGGTTTCCCGGCGGGTGGTGCCGGCGTGGAAGGCGTATCCCCGTTCCCAGGCGTCGAGCGCGTCCAGCCCCGCTATCCCCATACCCGTTCGATACTCGCCCGGATAGCCGCCGGACGCCAGCACGATGCACACCGCCGCCTGATCGGACCATTCCGCGACCGCTTCCCGCAAGCGGCCCTCGGCGGTGGCCATGAGCAGCGACGCGAGGTCGGATTTCAGGCGCATCATGATGGGCTGGCATTCCGGGTCGCCGAAGCGGCAGTTGAACTCCAGCACCTTGGGACCGTCCTCGGTGATCATGAGGCCGGCGTAAAGGACCCCGCGATACACCAGGCCGCGGCGCTTGAGTCCGGCCGCCAGCGGCTTGAGCACCCGCTCCACCACGGCGTCGTGCACCGCCGCGTCCACCACCGGGGCCGGCGAGTACGCCCCCATGCCGCCGGTGTTGGGTCCCTCGTCGCCGTCGAAGACGCGCTTGTGGTCCTGGGCCGACGCCAGCGGCAGGAAGTCGTCGCCGTCCATCAGGGCCATGAACGAGGCTTCCTCGCCGACGAGCAACTCCTCGACGACCACCCGCTCGCCGGCCGCGCCGAAGACCTTGCGCCCCATGACGGCGTCCAGGGCCGCTTCCGCTTCGGCCCTGCCGGAGCACAGGATCACACCCTTGCCCGCGGCCAGGCCGTCGGCCTTGACCACGCAGGGTCGGTCGTGGGCGACGTACTTCCGGGCTTGTTCAACGTCGGAGAACACCGCGCACGCCGCCGTGGGGATGCCGCTCTCCAGCATCAGCTCCTTGGCGAAGGCCTTGCTGCCCTCGAGCCGCGCCGCCTCCCGGCTGGGTCCGAACACCTTGAGGCCCCGGCTTTCGAACAGGTCGGCGATGCCCGCCACCAGCGGCTGCTCCGGTCCCACCACCGTGAGATCGATCGCCTCCCGCGCGGCGAAGTCCGCCAGCTTCTCGATCTCGCCCGCGCCGATGTCCACCCGCTCCGCCTGCCGGTCCATGCCGTCGTTGCCGGGCGCGCAGTAAAGCCGCTCCACTTGCGGGCTCTGTCGCAGCTTCCACACCAGCGCGTGTTCACGCCCGCCACTGCCGATGACGAGGATTCTCATGGCTTCCGCCGTGCCGACCTGCTCACAACGCGCCTGCGTAACGGAACGTCATTCCCGCGGAACAGGTAATTCAGGGGAAAGCCGGGGTATACGCCCGTTTGCCCCTCCCCGTCCCTGGATTCCCGCTTTCCAGGCTGCGTCAAGACTGATGAGGCAGAGCCCCCCCGGAACGTCATTCCCGCGGAAGCGGGAATCCAGGGGGGGTGGTGGGGCACTGCAGCGGCGTTTCTCCGCCTCGCCGCCCCTGGATTCCTGCTTCCGCGGGAATGACGTTCCGGGGGGGTGGCGCCAGTTCTTGTCCGGGCGACGGTTTGCCGCAGCCGCTGTCGCGGGAATGACGATTCGGGGCGTTGGTGCCGATTCTTGTGCAAGCGGGGTTTTACCACAGCCGGTTTCGCCGGAAAGACGGAGCAGGGAGGCCGGAGTGAGCGGTCTAGTGCCGGAAGTGCCGGATGCCCGTGAACACCATGGCCAGGCCGTGCTCGTTGGCGGCGGCGATGACTTCTTCGTCGCGGATGGAGCCGCCCGGCTGGATGACGGCCTTGGCGCCCGCCTCGGCGGCGGCGTCGACGCCGTCGCGGAAGGGGTAGAAGGCGTCGGAGGCTACCACGGAGCCCGCCAGGTCGAGGCCGTGGGTCTTGGCGCGGGTGACGGCGAGTTGGGCGGAATCCACCCGGCTCATCTGGCCGGCGCCTACGCCCAGCAACTGGCCGCTGGAGGTGAAGACGATGGCGTTGGACTTGACGTGGTGGCACACGCGCCAGGCGAAGCCCAAGGCCTTGAACTCGTCGTCGGTGGGCTGCCGCTCGGTCACCACCTTGCATTCGCGCACGTCGATGGGCTTGTGGTCCCAGTCCTGCACCAGCACGCCGCCGTGGACCCGGCGCAGGTCGTGGGCCGTGTCCACGGCCGGGGTCATGTCGATCTCCAGCAGGCGGATGTTGAGCAGCCGCTTGGCCGAGGACAGGATCTCCCGGGCCTCGGGCGTGAACGAGGGCGCGATGACGATCTCCAGGAAGATCTGTTTCAGCTCCTCCGCGGTCTCCGCGTCCACCGGGCGGTTGAGCGCGATGACGCCGCCGAAGATGGACACGGGGTCGCCGGCCTTGGCCTTGCGGAAGGCGTCCGCCAGCGAGACGTCCGAGGTGGCGAGGCCGCACGGGTTGGTGTGCTTGATGGCCACGGCGGTGGTCTCGGTGAAGTCCAGCACGGTGCTCAGCGCGGCGTCCGCGTCCAGGATGTTGTTGAACGAGAGCTGCTTGCCCTGGATCTGCGTCGCCCGCGCCACCGACGGGACGGCGTCGTCGCCGTGGCCGTAGAAGGCCGCGCTCTGGTGCGGGTTCTCCCCGTAGCGCAGCTCCTGCAGCCGGGTGAGCTGGAGGTTGAGCTTTTCACCCCACGGACCGGCCTGCCGGTCCCCGTCGAGACGGCTCAGGTAGTTGGAGATGGCGCCGTCGTAGCGCGCCGTGTGGTGGAAGGCCCGGCACGCCAGCCGGAAGCGTGTGTCCGCTGAAAGCTCGCCGTCGCCCGCCGCCAGTTCCTCCACCACCGCCGCGTAGTCCGACGGCTCCACCACCACGGCCACGTGCGGATGGTTCTTGGCCGCGGAACGGATCATGGCGGGGCCGCCGATGTCGATCTGCTCGATGATCTCGTCGAACGGTGCCTGCCGGGCCACCGTGGCCTCGAACGGGTACAGGTTCACCACCACCATGTCGATGGCGTCGATGCCCAATTCCTCCATCTGCGCGCGGTGCTCGGGCTTGTCCCGCAACGCGAGGATGCCGCCGTGGATCTTCGGATGGAGGGTCTTGACCCGGCCGTCCATGATCTCCGGGAACCCGGTGACGTCCGCCACCTCGGTGACGTCGACGCCCTGCTGCCGCAGCAGCGAGGCGGTCCCTCCGGTGGACAGGATCTCGATGCCCAACCCGGCCAGCCTGCCGGCGAAATCCACGATGCCATCCTTGTCGGATACGCTGATCAGTGCTCTCTGGATCTTGCCCACGGGTGCCTTGTTCCTTCCTGTTTTGGATGTTCCGGATAACGCGAGGCCCTCACGGCGTCAGCGCGTTGAGCCGTTCGAGGACCTCTTCCTGCCGTATCATGTCGAAGTGGGTGGAGCCGATATACATGTACCTGATTATGCCCGATTTATGTACTGGCGCGGGATTCTCGGGCTGATGGACGTGAGGATCTCGTAGGAGATGGTGTCCGCCCAGCCGGCCATCTCTTCGGCGGAGATGGCCTCGCCTCCCTGTCTTCCCAGCAACACCACCTCGTCCCCCGTCTCCACGCCGGCGATGTCGGTCACGTCCACCATCGTCAGGTCCATGGTGACGCGGCCCACGACGGGGGCGCGCCGGCCCCGGATCAGCACTGCGGCCTTGTTGGACAGAGAGCGTTTGTAGCCGTCCGCGTAGCCCACGGGCAGCGTCGCGATGACGCTCTTGCGGCGAGTGACGAAGGTGCCGCCGTAGCTCACGGGGGAGTGTTTCGGCAGCGTCTTGAGCTGCAGCACCCCGGTCTTCCACGTAAGCGCCGGGGCCAGCGGCACGCGCTCGGCCAGGGGAGGGTGCGAGTAGATGCCGTAGAGCATGCCGCCGGGGCGGACCATCTCGAAACGGGCTTCGGGCAGCCCCATGAGGGCGGCGCTGTTGGCCATGTGCGCCAGCGCGGGGCGGTGCCCCGCCGCGCGCATGCGCTCCAACGCTTGCCGGAAGGCACAGAGTTGCCCGCGGCACGACGGCGACGCCGGTTCCTCGGCCGAGGCGAAGTGGGACATGACGCCCTTGAGCTGGACCGCCTGGAGCTTGTCCAGCTCCGGCAGCCATTCCTCGATCGCCTCGGACAGGAGTCCCAGCCGCCCCATGCCCGTGTCCAGCTTGAGGTGGCAGGGGATCTCGATGCCGTGTTTGGCGCCGTGGGCGTCGAGGTGCCGGAGGAGGTCGGGATTCGGCACCACCGGGGTCAGGGAGTGCCGCGCCAGCCGCGCGGCATCTTCGGGATAGACGCTTCCCAGGACGACGATGGCGGCATCGATGCCGGCCTCACGCAGCCGCGCGCCTTCCGCCACGTCGGCGACCCCGAGGTGGCTCACGCCTTCCTCGCGCAGGACCCGCGCGGTTTCGAGGTCGCCGTGGCCGTAGGCGTCCGCCTTCACGACGGCAAGTATCGCAACGCCGGGACCTGCCAGACGGCGCGCCGTGCCGAGGTTCGCGCGCAAGGCCGCCAGATCCACCACACAACAGGTACCCGCGGCTTTGTCGATGGAGGACACTCGTGCGTGTCAGGAAACCTTGGCGCCGGGCTTGATGGGCTGTTCCGGCGTCAGGATGACGAGTTGGTCGTCGGCGGATGCGGCCAGGATCATGCCCTGGCTCTCGATGCCCCTCAGCTTCGCGGGCTTGAGATTCGCCACCACCACGAGTTGCCGCCCCGTGAGGTCCTCCGCGCTGTAGTGGCCGCGGATGCCGGCCACGAGTTGGCGCTCCTCCGAGCCCAGGTCCACCTTGAGCACCATGAGCCGGTCGGCGTTGGGATGGGGTTCGGCGCTGGTGACCGTGCCGATGCGCAGATCCAGGTTGCGGAAGTCGTCGATGGTGATGGTGCTGTCCATAGGGGTGGTCCGAGGATAACAAACCCCGGCCTTCCCAACCAGAGGTTGCGGAGGCGCGAGTCGTCGGAGAGTTGCCGGGCCGGGCGCGGCGTGTGGCCGGAATCGTTACCGGTCGTCGTCCCAGCCGCCCCACCAGCGCCGCCTCGTGGCGTTGGGGTTGGGGTGCGGCAGGACGAACAGCTCTGTGCTCTTGGGCAGCATCTTGCGCGTGAGCACGAGCCGGGAATCGGCTTGCGGGCGCACCGGGTAGCGGCCGTCGAGGTGGGACGCGAAGTATTCGGCCTGGTGCGGGTTGTCGTAGTGCATCGGCAGCACGATGGGCGGCTTGACCTGCCCGATGACCTTGACGAGGTCACTGAAGCCCAGGTTGTTGCGCGCGTCGATGGGAATCATCATAACGTCTACCCGGCGCAGCAGCTTCTCCTGTTTCTCGGTGAGCAGGTGGCCGATGTTGCCCAGGTGGGCGAGACAGAGGCTGCCCATCTCGAAGACGAAGATCGAGTTGGCGATGCGGGTGAAGTCGTAGTTGCGGGCGCTGGGCAGGTTCACCACCACGATGTCCTTGACCTTCCGGCGCACCGGCTGCCAGCGCTGGTCCAGCGTAATGCCCCTCAGCACCAGGGGATTCCC
This genomic window contains:
- the purD gene encoding phosphoribosylamine--glycine ligase; amino-acid sequence: MRILVIGSGGREHALVWKLRQSPQVERLYCAPGNDGMDRQAERVDIGAGEIEKLADFAAREAIDLTVVGPEQPLVAGIADLFESRGLKVFGPSREAARLEGSKAFAKELMLESGIPTAACAVFSDVEQARKYVAHDRPCVVKADGLAAGKGVILCSGRAEAEAALDAVMGRKVFGAAGERVVVEELLVGEEASFMALMDGDDFLPLASAQDHKRVFDGDEGPNTGGMGAYSPAPVVDAAVHDAVVERVLKPLAAGLKRRGLVYRGVLYAGLMITEDGPKVLEFNCRFGDPECQPIMMRLKSDLASLLMATAEGRLREAVAEWSDQAAVCIVLASGGYPGEYRTGMGIAGLDALDAWERGYAFHAGTTRRETGWHTAGGRVLGVTALGDTIASATREAYEGVDRISWEGMHCRRDIARRAMERG
- the purH gene encoding bifunctional phosphoribosylaminoimidazolecarboxamide formyltransferase/IMP cyclohydrolase — translated: MGKIQRALISVSDKDGIVDFAGRLAGLGIEILSTGGTASLLRQQGVDVTEVADVTGFPEIMDGRVKTLHPKIHGGILALRDKPEHRAQMEELGIDAIDMVVVNLYPFEATVARQAPFDEIIEQIDIGGPAMIRSAAKNHPHVAVVVEPSDYAAVVEELAAGDGELSADTRFRLACRAFHHTARYDGAISNYLSRLDGDRQAGPWGEKLNLQLTRLQELRYGENPHQSAAFYGHGDDAVPSVARATQIQGKQLSFNNILDADAALSTVLDFTETTAVAIKHTNPCGLATSDVSLADAFRKAKAGDPVSIFGGVIALNRPVDAETAEELKQIFLEIVIAPSFTPEAREILSSAKRLLNIRLLEIDMTPAVDTAHDLRRVHGGVLVQDWDHKPIDVRECKVVTERQPTDDEFKALGFAWRVCHHVKSNAIVFTSSGQLLGVGAGQMSRVDSAQLAVTRAKTHGLDLAGSVVASDAFYPFRDGVDAAAEAGAKAVIQPGGSIRDEEVIAAANEHGLAMVFTGIRHFRH
- the alr gene encoding alanine racemase is translated as MSSIDKAAGTCCVVDLAALRANLGTARRLAGPGVAILAVVKADAYGHGDLETARVLREEGVSHLGVADVAEGARLREAGIDAAIVVLGSVYPEDAARLARHSLTPVVPNPDLLRHLDAHGAKHGIEIPCHLKLDTGMGRLGLLSEAIEEWLPELDKLQAVQLKGVMSHFASAEEPASPSCRGQLCAFRQALERMRAAGHRPALAHMANSAALMGLPEARFEMVRPGGMLYGIYSHPPLAERVPLAPALTWKTGVLQLKTLPKHSPVSYGGTFVTRRKSVIATLPVGYADGYKRSLSNKAAVLIRGRRAPVVGRVTMDLTMVDVTDIAGVETGDEVVLLGRQGGEAISAEEMAGWADTISYEILTSISPRIPRQYINRA
- the metG gene encoding methionine--tRNA ligase subunit beta, with amino-acid sequence MDSTITIDDFRNLDLRIGTVTSAEPHPNADRLMVLKVDLGSEERQLVAGIRGHYSAEDLTGRQLVVVANLKPAKLRGIESQGMILAASADDQLVILTPEQPIKPGAKVS
- a CDS encoding MBL fold metallo-hydrolase — its product is MSRRHVTGLVLGLAVLLCAQAAGAICNPNLVRSFDSAPNLARALGPLASVSAKPDIGLGEYHLRWFGHSSFAIRSGTGTRVVADPNFDVTPGITADAVTVSNDHYTHNNTEAVRGNPLVLRGITLDQRWQPVRRKVKDIVVVNLPSARNYDFTRIANSIFVFEMGSLCLAHLGNIGHLLTEKQEKLLRRVDVMMIPIDARNNLGFSDLVKVIGQVKPPIVLPMHYDNPHQAEYFASHLDGRYPVRPQADSRLVLTRKMLPKSTELFVLPHPNPNATRRRWWGGWDDDR